A stretch of the Poseidonibacter parvus genome encodes the following:
- a CDS encoding ion transporter: MNLKKQLHTIFEYPRRHKYGMLIQILIFTNIFISIIVMFLQTEKSLLEYYDIFSIINFTNVMLFTLEYLARVYALGFNARINRFKYMTRPMMLIDLIAILPFYLSLFNLDFGFLRALRILRIFKLFRLTKFAEFDGLVVSIVKEKKEEFIFIAITLIVLLITITPLVYYFEKDAQPEVFISMGTTMWWTVITFTTVGYGDMYPITLMGRILTTFVSFLGIAFYAIPGSIFTSALLEKINDKKQRKREKIEREKLEKEKLENSSF, translated from the coding sequence ATGAATCTAAAAAAACAACTACACACGATATTTGAATATCCCCGTAGGCATAAGTATGGAATGTTAATTCAAATTTTGATATTTACAAATATTTTTATAAGTATTATTGTCATGTTTTTACAAACTGAAAAATCCTTATTAGAGTATTATGATATTTTTTCAATAATAAACTTTACAAATGTAATGCTTTTTACTCTTGAATATCTTGCAAGAGTTTATGCTCTTGGTTTTAATGCAAGAATAAATAGATTTAAATATATGACTAGACCTATGATGCTAATTGATTTAATAGCAATTCTTCCTTTTTATCTATCTTTATTTAATCTTGACTTTGGTTTCTTAAGAGCTTTACGTATTCTTCGTATCTTTAAACTATTTAGATTGACAAAATTTGCTGAGTTCGATGGTTTAGTTGTATCAATAGTAAAAGAAAAAAAAGAAGAATTTATTTTTATAGCTATTACTCTTATCGTATTACTTATTACTATTACACCTTTAGTTTATTATTTTGAAAAAGATGCACAGCCTGAAGTTTTCATAAGTATGGGTACGACTATGTGGTGGACAGTTATTACTTTTACAACAGTTGGATATGGAGATATGTATCCTATTACACTTATGGGAAGAATACTTACAACTTTTGTAAGCTTTTTAGGTATTGCTTTTTATGCAATTCCTGGAAGTATTTTTACCTCAGCACTTTTAGAAAAGATAAATGATAAAAAGCAAAGAAAAAGAGAAAAAATAGAAAGAGAAAAGCTGGAAAAGGAAAAACTTGAAAATTCTTCATTTTAG
- a CDS encoding metallophosphoesterase family protein yields MKILHFSDTHLGYNDLDILDENNINQREADFYDAFTQVVNQIIKIKPDFIIHTGDLFHRSSPSNRAITFALEQFKIIDNLDIPFILIAGNHSTPRTNLSSPILKIFENFKNVYASYSQEYKKIEFDDVVFHTLPHMNDDSIALDQIELCESSIDTRKKNIMMMHCTVGAWYLMNEYGEWVYPSDKEYIFEKMDYVALGHWHGFGAVSIKGTKEKYENVFYSGSLERTSLNDKRNEKGFVVLDIEDDLLNTLHVEYKQINIRPIRVKEIDCSDYEQSIQNIDSSDTLNAIVDVKLTNLSSLQSIDIQNSSIKELFPDAMSVNIKREFKNSSSDSKVEDIEALSLEEYFLEHIQDDSKKEEYDRLKNKVQELFSLYEESTNDTN; encoded by the coding sequence TTGAAAATTCTTCATTTTAGTGATACCCACTTAGGATATAACGATCTTGATATTTTAGATGAAAATAATATAAACCAAAGAGAAGCAGACTTTTATGATGCCTTTACTCAAGTAGTAAATCAAATCATAAAAATTAAACCTGATTTCATAATTCACACAGGTGATTTATTTCATAGAAGTTCTCCAAGTAATAGAGCTATTACTTTTGCACTTGAACAGTTTAAAATAATAGATAACTTAGATATACCTTTTATACTAATAGCAGGTAATCACTCAACTCCACGTACAAATCTAAGCTCACCAATTTTGAAGATATTTGAAAACTTTAAAAATGTATATGCTTCATACTCTCAAGAATATAAAAAAATAGAGTTTGATGATGTAGTGTTTCATACACTACCACATATGAATGATGACAGTATTGCACTAGATCAAATAGAACTATGTGAAAGTAGTATCGATACTCGTAAAAAAAATATTATGATGATGCATTGTACTGTTGGTGCTTGGTATCTTATGAATGAGTATGGAGAGTGGGTATATCCAAGCGATAAAGAATATATCTTTGAAAAGATGGATTATGTTGCACTTGGTCACTGGCATGGTTTTGGAGCAGTAAGTATAAAAGGTACAAAAGAAAAGTACGAAAATGTTTTTTATAGTGGTAGCTTAGAGCGAACTAGTTTAAACGATAAAAGAAATGAAAAAGGTTTTGTAGTTCTTGATATTGAAGATGATTTATTAAATACCTTACATGTAGAGTATAAACAAATTAATATAAGACCTATAAGAGTAAAAGAAATTGATTGTAGTGATTATGAGCAGTCAATACAAAATATTGACTCTAGTGATACTCTAAATGCTATTGTAGATGTGAAACTAACAAACCTAAGCTCACTTCAATCAATAGACATACAAAACTCTAGTATAAAAGAACTATTTCCAGATGCCATGAGTGTAAATATAAAAAGAGAGTTTAAAAACAGCTCTAGTGATTCTAAAGTAGAAGATATAGAAGCTTTAAGTTTAGAAGAGTATTTCTTAGAGCATATACAAGATGATAGTAAAAAAGAAGAATATGATAGATTAAAAAACAAAGTGCAAGAGTTGTTTTCTTTATATGAGGAAAGTACTAATGATACTAACTAA
- a CDS encoding gamma-glutamylcyclotransferase, with protein MYLFGYGSLINLLSAQKSFKRVLKQEDLLPVNINGFEKVWNSIENIQFDGLDVNGVFLNLQKNSNTSTNGVIIKITDEELELLKLREKNYTCITIKASNANIELDEDIIAFMTTKEDKIAKKGDENCFIPAKYIDILTNAFPSYNEEFKTKYSSCLENYPFEVKQGTYTFSDPVQNKFAKQGVDSVKSK; from the coding sequence ATGTATCTTTTTGGATATGGTTCTTTAATCAATTTATTAAGTGCTCAGAAATCTTTTAAAAGAGTTTTAAAACAAGAAGATTTACTTCCTGTAAATATAAATGGTTTTGAAAAAGTTTGGAATTCGATTGAAAATATTCAATTTGATGGACTAGATGTAAATGGTGTTTTTTTAAATTTACAAAAAAACTCAAATACTTCTACAAATGGTGTCATTATCAAAATTACAGATGAAGAGTTAGAGTTATTAAAACTTAGAGAAAAAAATTATACTTGTATTACAATAAAAGCTTCAAATGCCAATATAGAATTGGATGAAGATATAATCGCTTTTATGACTACAAAAGAAGATAAAATAGCAAAAAAAGGTGATGAAAATTGTTTTATTCCTGCTAAATATATTGATATTTTAACAAATGCTTTTCCTTCATATAATGAAGAGTTTAAAACAAAATATTCAAGTTGTTTAGAAAATTATCCTTTTGAAGTAAAACAAGGAACATATACTTTTAGTGATCCTGTTCAAAATAAGTTTGCAAAGCAAGGAGTTGATTCTGTCAAGTCAAAATAG
- a CDS encoding tetratricopeptide repeat protein, with product MILSSQNSCNIYTSKLCETKRKSKSDKIISKEQNEIHITFCEGDSLETFENDLNELRGNSFLYFFKKRFSTAFISIISVLVIMFALISASIYEDLLKKVIFSLPFDWQINDTVSLSFVLIFFFGLMMMPSLLDAEGNEFKNNLSSWFNKDIRKLKRLKLGFSIYDKKTIINLYNFDLEDEEHWINRLLLKTLINRFYTINLFIRNDQIKSIEKKLEAFDVLNIEVIKTKKQTNKGDISFILSSKEQKLFSLMQLSSTKLLNTQNKSVFISLELFEYCGRNFFEDQKGSKEQLISGFQNFINRSFDDFNFISQEKSQQIYFTKQSNFKDLEDEEKRLSYYLRNHIEDCISYFDNPISLLILYYYVKDIVLDEKRTISILEKFIETIDKKQQYELIEDYWFNIAGEMFDSSSLESFEKTNSSFYRKLSIEALNKLVFLFERNGYYQQAVLICKYLYEINPNKYSVTICSLHERMGQFEKAYDSLPLKLNLGKNSKPSDTEIRYFQRKAWIVVSQRKDELKEEGLKALENLKELIFSHNDDNEPLWLWHYYNIKANYAEWNEDYDLSIENFKKCLAIPTLGAFEYGATFVNMAISYRFKYLTSSTQNFDIIDKSISIGKLGVFLKQSVGDRDEMPIVLHNQALNILSKMLNSNEDEKLYKEVVTITNEAIFILDKTNSIKRLGMLLIENYIAKCFLQEDTSAISIRLKNHLSFLDENETKQLNSLYKEFIKVDKIARLDYLDN from the coding sequence TTGATTCTGTCAAGTCAAAATAGTTGTAATATTTATACTTCAAAACTTTGTGAAACAAAAAGAAAATCAAAAAGCGACAAAATCATTTCAAAAGAACAAAATGAAATACATATTACTTTTTGTGAAGGTGATTCTTTAGAAACATTTGAAAATGATTTAAATGAACTTCGAGGAAACTCTTTTCTTTATTTTTTTAAAAAAAGATTTTCAACTGCATTTATTTCAATAATTTCAGTACTTGTAATCATGTTTGCTTTGATTTCTGCCTCTATTTATGAGGATTTATTAAAAAAAGTGATTTTCAGCTTGCCTTTTGATTGGCAGATAAATGATACTGTTTCTTTAAGTTTCGTATTGATTTTCTTTTTTGGTTTAATGATGATGCCTTCACTTTTAGATGCAGAAGGAAATGAGTTTAAAAACAATTTATCTTCATGGTTTAATAAGGACATTAGAAAATTAAAAAGATTAAAATTAGGTTTTTCAATTTATGATAAAAAAACTATTATAAATTTATACAACTTTGATTTAGAAGATGAAGAACATTGGATAAATAGACTTTTACTTAAAACCTTAATAAATAGATTTTATACAATAAATTTATTTATTAGAAATGACCAAATAAAAAGTATTGAAAAAAAGCTTGAAGCCTTTGATGTTTTAAATATTGAAGTAATTAAAACAAAAAAACAAACAAATAAAGGTGATATAAGTTTTATTCTTTCAAGTAAAGAACAAAAGTTATTCTCATTAATGCAGCTTAGTTCAACAAAGCTTTTAAATACTCAGAATAAAAGTGTTTTTATTTCATTAGAGTTATTTGAATACTGTGGTAGAAACTTTTTTGAAGACCAAAAAGGTTCAAAAGAACAATTAATATCAGGTTTTCAAAATTTTATAAATAGAAGTTTTGATGATTTTAATTTTATTTCTCAAGAAAAATCACAGCAAATTTACTTTACAAAACAATCAAACTTTAAAGATTTAGAAGATGAAGAAAAAAGATTATCATATTACTTAAGAAATCATATTGAAGATTGTATTTCATATTTTGATAATCCTATTTCACTATTAATTTTATATTATTATGTAAAAGATATTGTTTTAGATGAAAAAAGAACAATATCAATACTAGAAAAATTTATTGAAACAATTGATAAAAAGCAACAATATGAATTGATAGAAGATTATTGGTTTAATATTGCAGGAGAGATGTTTGATTCTTCATCTTTGGAGTCTTTTGAAAAAACAAATAGTTCTTTTTATAGAAAACTTTCAATTGAGGCTCTAAATAAACTAGTTTTCTTATTTGAAAGAAATGGATATTACCAGCAAGCTGTTTTAATATGTAAGTATTTATATGAAATTAATCCAAATAAATACTCAGTTACAATTTGCTCATTACATGAAAGAATGGGACAATTTGAAAAAGCTTATGATAGTTTACCTTTAAAGTTAAATTTAGGAAAAAATAGTAAACCAAGTGATACTGAAATTAGATACTTTCAAAGAAAAGCCTGGATAGTTGTAAGTCAAAGAAAAGATGAATTAAAAGAAGAGGGTTTAAAAGCACTTGAAAATTTAAAAGAGTTGATTTTTTCACATAATGATGATAATGAACCTCTTTGGTTATGGCATTACTACAATATAAAAGCAAATTATGCAGAGTGGAATGAAGATTATGATTTATCAATAGAAAATTTTAAAAAATGTTTAGCAATACCAACTTTAGGTGCTTTTGAATATGGAGCAACTTTTGTAAATATGGCAATTTCTTATAGATTTAAATATTTAACATCTAGTACACAAAACTTTGATATTATTGATAAGTCTATTAGTATTGGTAAACTTGGAGTATTTTTAAAGCAATCAGTTGGTGACAGAGATGAAATGCCAATAGTTTTACATAATCAAGCTTTAAATATTTTATCAAAAATGTTAAATAGTAATGAAGATGAAAAGTTATACAAAGAAGTTGTTACTATTACAAATGAAGCAATTTTTATTTTAGATAAAACAAATTCTATAAAAAGACTAGGAATGCTTTTAATTGAAAACTATATTGCGAAATGTTTTTTACAAGAAGATACAAGTGCTATATCAATTAGATTAAAAAATCATTTGTCATTTTTGGATGAGAATGAGACTAAACAACTAAATAGTTTGTACAAAGAGTTTATAAAAGTCGATAAAATAGCAAGATTAGATTATCTAGATAATTAA
- the rraA gene encoding ribonuclease E activity regulator RraA, which translates to MGFFTADLCDDFSDKTEVLGPDFKSYGGSVKFRGTAITVKLDKNNKDLAVLLKDKDGKGKVVVVDVDKKYYAVVGDNLMKFASDNNYEGIIVNGYVRDTVTTKEFEVGLLAIGTCPKKYIPVQEGKINEPLNIDGVDIKEGDYVYVDPDGIVISKEKLV; encoded by the coding sequence ATGGGATTTTTTACAGCAGATTTATGTGATGATTTTAGTGATAAAACAGAAGTTTTAGGGCCTGATTTTAAATCATATGGAGGAAGTGTAAAGTTTAGAGGTACTGCAATTACAGTTAAATTAGACAAAAATAATAAAGATTTAGCAGTACTTTTAAAAGATAAAGATGGAAAAGGTAAAGTTGTAGTTGTAGACGTTGATAAAAAATATTACGCAGTTGTTGGTGACAATTTAATGAAATTTGCAAGTGATAATAACTATGAAGGAATTATTGTAAACGGATATGTAAGAGATACTGTTACAACTAAAGAGTTTGAAGTTGGACTGTTAGCTATTGGAACTTGTCCTAAAAAGTATATTCCAGTTCAAGAAGGAAAAATAAATGAACCTTTAAATATTGATGGTGTAGATATTAAAGAGGGTGACTATGTATATGTTGATCCTGATGGAATTGTGATTTCAAAAGAGAAGTTAGTTTAG
- a CDS encoding ComEC/Rec2 family competence protein, which yields MIFCISLSIEYTKYQELVYEEVYETKVEVINIYKKEKYDVLKLKSKNFDFFTSFPKSHDIKKRDLLNIAIITEKIDFIKYLKGFYTNTIYFDKLTKKTSFKDKIIEKIRANHQNTQISEVFEALFLAIPLSTQTREVFTNYGISHLVALSGFHLAVLSFLIYWIFYFPYSFFHTRYFPYRNKKYDLLLIALVFLFSYLLLTNVVASLLRAFVMLYLGIYLLRSKIKLITFTNLFFAFLIIISIFPKFIFSLSLWFSMFGVFYIFLFIKYFKDLKSKVLQLLFFNFWIYFAMNPIVHYFFETTTYEQLYSPFMTIVFTFFYPLELFAHIFSFAHIFDKYLLSFLSYEFYTFEVGITFELFIIFVLLSFSSIFNKKAFILLNVFIVLYNIYLFL from the coding sequence ATGATTTTTTGTATAAGCCTTTCTATTGAATATACTAAGTATCAAGAGTTAGTATACGAGGAGGTTTATGAAACAAAAGTTGAAGTTATAAATATTTATAAAAAAGAAAAATATGATGTATTAAAATTAAAATCAAAGAATTTTGATTTTTTCACATCTTTTCCTAAATCTCATGATATAAAAAAACGTGATTTATTAAATATTGCAATAATTACAGAAAAAATCGATTTTATTAAATACTTAAAAGGCTTTTATACTAATACAATATATTTTGATAAGCTTACAAAAAAGACAAGCTTCAAAGATAAAATTATAGAAAAAATAAGAGCTAATCATCAAAATACTCAAATTAGTGAAGTATTTGAAGCACTGTTTTTAGCAATTCCTTTATCTACACAAACAAGAGAAGTTTTTACAAATTATGGCATTAGTCATTTAGTTGCTTTATCTGGTTTTCACTTGGCTGTTTTATCTTTTTTGATTTATTGGATTTTCTATTTTCCTTATAGTTTTTTTCATACAAGATATTTCCCATATAGAAATAAAAAATATGATTTGCTTTTAATTGCACTTGTATTTTTATTTTCATATTTGCTTCTTACAAATGTCGTAGCTTCACTTTTAAGGGCTTTTGTAATGTTATATTTAGGAATATATTTACTTCGATCGAAGATAAAACTAATCACTTTTACAAATTTATTTTTTGCTTTTTTAATAATAATATCAATTTTCCCAAAATTTATATTTTCTTTATCTTTATGGTTTTCTATGTTTGGAGTATTTTATATATTTTTATTTATTAAGTATTTTAAAGATTTGAAAAGTAAAGTCTTGCAGCTTTTATTTTTTAATTTTTGGATATATTTTGCGATGAACCCAATTGTTCACTACTTTTTTGAAACTACTACCTATGAACAACTGTACTCTCCTTTTATGACTATTGTTTTTACTTTTTTTTATCCACTTGAACTTTTTGCTCATATATTTAGTTTTGCACATATTTTTGATAAATATTTACTCTCTTTTTTATCATATGAGTTTTATACCTTTGAGGTTGGAATTACATTTGAGTTGTTTATTATTTTTGTACTTTTATCTTTTAGCTCAATATTTAATAAAAAAGCTTTTATATTATTAAATGTTTTTATAGTTTTGTATAATATATATTTGTTTTTATAA
- a CDS encoding alkaline phosphatase D family protein yields MSEKLVLGPLLSVEDDNKYIVCFLSKTNLDYSVIFNNTIVKATKFANLNSGYFYRAEYNIKQSKNSRIIKYQIQNEKGILEDFNKRDFWEFYIPAKDEKPKFAYGSCNGFSSPDLLAKIDVPYKLWEKLEIAHKQEPFSVLIMGGDQVYADELWSKVLELEKWSKLKMSEKVKRNASKTMIRQLNDFYEKLYIKKWSDKSMSLALASIPTVMMWDDHDIFDGWGSYPEELQTCNVYNNIFNVAKKYFEIFQIRTIKNHTLLSKKRDHFSFALKFRNYHILGLDNRAQRSIYSVMGNEQWKDINNYLDENALNDNLLVLSAVPVVYRDFSCTEDLVDFTSWQEELTDDLKDHWRAKEHQGERMRLIMRLFMNIQKRKSNKKNTRTVILSGDVHVGSLGVINDHENKDKIHQVVSSGIVHTPPSYIEWLGICAVTNDRNEFLNEDKTIETSMLTPIGSAKYLRVRNFVTLNEGTDEKLWINWVCDNKDKPCYALN; encoded by the coding sequence ATGAGCGAGAAATTAGTCTTAGGTCCTTTATTATCAGTAGAAGATGATAATAAATATATTGTCTGTTTTTTAAGTAAAACTAATCTTGATTATTCTGTTATATTTAATAACACAATAGTAAAAGCTACAAAATTTGCAAATTTAAATAGTGGATATTTTTATAGAGCAGAATATAATATAAAACAATCAAAAAATTCTAGAATAATCAAATATCAAATACAAAATGAAAAAGGTATTCTAGAAGATTTTAATAAGCGTGATTTTTGGGAGTTTTATATTCCAGCAAAAGATGAAAAACCAAAGTTTGCTTATGGGTCTTGTAATGGTTTTTCAAGTCCTGACCTTCTTGCAAAAATTGATGTTCCATATAAATTATGGGAAAAACTAGAAATTGCTCATAAACAAGAGCCCTTTTCTGTTCTTATAATGGGTGGTGATCAAGTTTATGCAGATGAATTATGGTCAAAAGTTTTAGAACTTGAAAAATGGTCAAAACTTAAGATGAGTGAGAAAGTAAAAAGAAACGCTTCTAAAACTATGATTAGGCAGTTAAATGATTTTTATGAAAAACTCTATATAAAAAAATGGAGTGATAAATCAATGTCCTTAGCACTTGCATCTATTCCAACAGTTATGATGTGGGATGACCATGACATATTTGATGGTTGGGGTTCATACCCTGAAGAACTACAAACATGCAATGTATACAATAATATTTTTAATGTTGCAAAAAAGTATTTTGAAATATTCCAAATTAGAACAATTAAAAATCATACCCTACTTTCTAAAAAAAGAGACCATTTTTCTTTTGCACTAAAATTTAGAAACTATCATATTTTAGGACTTGATAATAGAGCTCAAAGAAGTATATATTCTGTAATGGGAAATGAGCAATGGAAAGATATAAACAATTATCTTGATGAAAATGCTTTGAATGATAACTTACTTGTATTATCAGCTGTTCCTGTTGTTTATAGAGATTTTTCTTGTACTGAAGATTTAGTTGATTTTACATCATGGCAAGAAGAGTTAACAGATGATTTAAAAGATCACTGGAGAGCAAAAGAGCATCAAGGTGAGAGAATGCGACTTATTATGCGTTTATTTATGAATATACAAAAAAGAAAATCAAATAAAAAAAATACAAGAACAGTGATTTTATCAGGTGATGTTCATGTAGGTTCTTTGGGAGTTATTAATGATCATGAAAATAAAGATAAAATTCATCAAGTAGTATCTTCAGGTATTGTACACACACCTCCTTCATATATTGAATGGTTAGGAATTTGTGCTGTTACAAATGATAGAAATGAGTTTTTAAATGAAGATAAAACCATTGAGACTTCAATGCTAACACCAATTGGTTCAGCTAAGTATCTAAGAGTTAGAAATTTTGTAACATTAAATGAAGGAACAGATGAAAAGTTATGGATAAATTGGGTTTGTGATAATAAAGACAAACCTTGTTATGCCTTAAATTAA
- the ovoA gene encoding 5-histidylcysteine sulfoxide synthase: protein MDYIKNTINLTTGTIEEKREEIKEYFLQTYALDEKLFDLLKDEKCIYKQPNSLRHPLIFYFGHTATFFVNKLTLANILKNRVNKDFESIFAIGVDEMSWDDLESKHYAWPTIEETKKYRQQVKEMVLELIDTIPFTMPINWESPMWIILMGIEHENIHIETSSVLLRELDNKRLIENEIFEYVNEESQTFPQNELLDVKAGEVVIEKNRENPIYYGWDNEFSFHKAYIKDFKASKYLVSNGEFLEFVKDGGYSKPEMFTKEGKEWLDFTQAKHPVFWSKVDGKYFLREINRVIALPLNYPVDINVYEAEAFCKFKSAKLGYEVRLPSEDEYYRLYDYVNAGQKDANIGLKQFNQSPVDKYKFDEFYDVRGNVWQWSLTPTYPFDDFKVHPIYDDFTTPTFDDRHALMKGGSFISLGNEILREARYAFRKHFFQHAGFRYVKSDNEYRTKLNDNVYETDDSIAQYCEFHYGEENFGVKNFCVNSVELLKPYLEKNKTNKALDLGCSVGRSTFELAKTFDEVTGIDFSANFINVGVKLMKYDSLTFRVKNEGDISTEKTVSLKDFGLEETQEKVSFMQGDACNLKDIYTGYDLIFCSNLIDRLYYPQKFIDDIPSRVNDNGLLVLLSPYTWLEEYTPKENWLGGYIKDNKEVSTLETLKTELQDFELQETIDVPFVIKETNRKYQHSVSQMSIWKKKA, encoded by the coding sequence ATGGATTACATAAAAAATACCATAAATTTAACTACAGGAACAATCGAGGAAAAAAGAGAAGAAATTAAAGAATATTTTCTTCAAACATACGCACTAGACGAAAAACTATTTGATTTATTAAAAGATGAAAAATGTATATATAAACAACCAAATAGTTTAAGACATCCCCTAATTTTTTATTTTGGACATACTGCAACATTTTTTGTAAATAAATTAACATTAGCAAATATTTTAAAAAATAGAGTAAACAAAGATTTTGAATCAATTTTTGCAATTGGCGTTGATGAAATGTCATGGGATGATTTAGAATCAAAACATTATGCTTGGCCAACTATTGAAGAAACAAAAAAGTATAGACAGCAAGTAAAAGAGATGGTTTTAGAATTAATTGATACAATTCCTTTTACAATGCCAATTAACTGGGAAAGTCCTATGTGGATAATTTTAATGGGAATTGAACATGAAAATATTCACATAGAAACATCATCTGTTTTACTTCGAGAACTTGATAATAAAAGATTAATAGAAAATGAAATTTTTGAATATGTAAATGAAGAGAGTCAAACTTTCCCTCAAAATGAATTACTTGATGTAAAAGCAGGTGAGGTTGTAATAGAAAAAAATAGAGAAAACCCTATTTACTATGGTTGGGATAATGAATTTTCATTCCACAAAGCATATATAAAAGATTTTAAAGCTTCTAAGTATTTAGTATCAAATGGAGAGTTTTTAGAGTTTGTAAAAGATGGTGGATACAGTAAACCTGAAATGTTTACAAAAGAAGGAAAAGAATGGTTAGACTTTACACAAGCTAAGCATCCTGTTTTTTGGAGTAAGGTTGACGGAAAATATTTCTTGAGAGAAATAAATAGAGTAATTGCTTTACCTTTAAATTATCCAGTTGATATAAATGTTTATGAAGCAGAAGCTTTTTGTAAATTTAAAAGTGCAAAATTAGGATATGAAGTAAGACTTCCAAGTGAAGATGAATATTATAGATTATATGATTATGTTAATGCAGGACAAAAAGACGCAAATATTGGATTAAAACAATTTAATCAAAGTCCTGTTGATAAGTATAAGTTTGATGAATTCTACGATGTTAGAGGAAATGTATGGCAGTGGAGTTTAACTCCTACTTATCCATTTGATGATTTTAAAGTACATCCAATATATGATGACTTTACAACTCCAACATTCGATGATAGACACGCACTTATGAAAGGTGGATCTTTTATTTCTTTAGGAAATGAGATCTTAAGAGAAGCTAGATATGCTTTTAGAAAGCATTTCTTCCAACATGCAGGATTTAGATACGTGAAATCAGATAACGAATATAGAACAAAATTAAATGACAATGTTTATGAAACAGATGACTCAATAGCTCAATATTGTGAGTTCCATTATGGTGAAGAAAACTTTGGAGTTAAAAACTTCTGTGTAAACTCAGTTGAATTATTAAAACCTTATTTAGAAAAAAATAAAACGAATAAAGCATTAGACTTAGGTTGTTCAGTAGGACGAAGTACTTTTGAATTAGCAAAAACTTTTGATGAAGTAACAGGAATTGATTTTTCTGCAAACTTTATAAACGTTGGCGTTAAACTTATGAAATATGATTCATTAACTTTTAGAGTAAAAAATGAAGGTGATATCTCAACTGAAAAAACAGTATCATTAAAAGATTTTGGTTTAGAAGAAACTCAAGAAAAAGTATCTTTTATGCAAGGTGATGCCTGTAATTTAAAAGATATTTATACTGGATATGATTTGATTTTTTGTTCAAACTTAATAGATAGATTATATTATCCACAAAAGTTTATTGATGATATTCCTTCAAGAGTAAATGATAATGGTTTATTAGTTTTATTAAGCCCATATACATGGCTTGAAGAGTATACACCAAAAGAGAACTGGTTAGGTGGATATATTAAAGACAATAAAGAAGTTTCAACGCTAGAAACTTTAAAAACTGAACTTCAAGATTTTGAATTACAAGAAACTATTGATGTTCCTTTTGTAATTAAAGAAACAAATAGAAAGTATCAACATTCAGTTTCTCAAATGTCAATTTGGAAGAAAAAAGCTTAG